DNA sequence from the Caldivirga sp. genome:
GGAATGGTATCACTTCCTTTATTGAGTATTGCCCAGTCAACACCATCACTAGCCTATCAATGCCTACGCCTAATCCCCCCGTTGGTGGCATTCCGTAGCTTAAGGCTAGGACAAAGTCATAGTCATAGGGGTGCGCCTCCTCGTCACCTCCCCTGAAGCGTTCAGCCTCCTCCTCGAAGAACCTGTGCTGTAGTTGGGGGTCATTAAGCTCAGTGTACGCGTTGGCAAGCTCCATTCCTGCAATGTATAATTCAAACCTCTCTATTAAGCCCGGCTTAGACCTATGGGGCTTACAGAGTGGTGTGGTTTCCTGCGGGTAATCCGTAATGAATGTTGGTTGAGTTAACTTGGGTGCAACAAGTTTATCAAATAATTTCTCAATCATAAACCCCCTAACGTACTGCCCACCCCTAGGCACTAGCCCATTCTCATTCATTAGCCTCCTCAACTCCTCATCACTCATTGACTCAATGTTCTTACCTAACTCATTACTAAGCGCCTCATACATTGTCATTCTTCTGAACGGCGCGGTTAACTTAACCTCAACCTTTCCTTCGCCAGTAGGGTACTCCACAGTGTCCTTACCAATAACCTTCACTGCGACTTGGGATATTAAGTCCTCGGTAAGCCTCATGATATCATTGTAATCCGCGTAGGCCCAGTATAGTTCAAGCATTGTGAATTCTGGATTATGGTAAACATCAATGTCCTCATTCCTAAACACCTTCCCAATCTCATACACCTTATTGAAACCCCCAATTATGAACCTCTTTAAGTAAAGCTCAAGGCTAATCCTCAGGTACCAATCCTCATCAAGCGCATTAACGTGAGTCTTAAATGGCTTAGCCAACGCTCCACCGTAAACAGGCTGCAGGATGGGGGTCTCAACCTCCATGAACCCCCTTGAGTTTAAGTACTCCCTAATGGCTTGAATAATCCTGAACCTAGTTTGAATAATCCTCCTAGCTTCACTATTGTATAGGAAGTCAAGGTACCTGTGCATGTACCTCCACTCCGTAGTATACTTACTCCAATCCGGTGGTTCAAGGAGTGCCTTAGCCAGTAGCGCGTAGTCATGGACAAGGAGCGTTAATTCACCCTTAAGCGTATAGAATAAGTCACCCTCAACCCCAATAATATCACCCCTATCAACGTACTTATGGAATTCCTCAAACCTATCTCCAAGTTCATTAATCCTTAAGTATAATTGGAGTCTCTCCCCCTCATCAAATATGTCGACGAATGAAGCCTTACCATGCCTCCTAATATTAGCAACCCTACCCACTGTCCTAATGCCCTTAATGAATGGGTCATGGCTAACAGGGTACTTCTTAGCAATTTCCCTAATTTGACTTATAGTGTGCGTAATCTCAAACTTATGTGGATATGGGTTAACACCCCTGTTCCTTAATTCCTCCACAATCCTTATCCTATTTGGGTCCCACTGAGGCTTATACATACTAATACGGTGGGTTCAATACTGATAGACTTAATAAACATTGTACTACATACGGTACATAGGCAAAGCCTAAAAACAGTGAAGTGCAGTGTACTTGATGCAGGCAGTTGACGATGACTTAGTGAATGCCTTAGCCATCCTTGGTTTATCAAGGAAAGAGGCTACAGTGCTGGCTTACCTACTACTGAAGGGTAGTGCCACGGCTAGGGAGATTATGGCTGACTTATCTATTCACCAGCCACAGTTATATAATATAATGGTTTCCCTTGAGAGGAAGGGGTTCATTAATGTCCAGCAGAGTAAGCCTAAGGTGTATGCCCCAATAGGTACGGGGGTAATAATGGAGATGATTGAGAGTGAAGTGCTTAAGCGTAAGCAAGCTGTGGTTAAGGCTTTAACATCATTAACAAGGGGTGATAGGGCAAGGAACTTGCTATGGGTTACTAGGGGTATTGATAATGTTATTTATAATTCAGCATCATTAATTCAGGAAGCCACCAGTGAACTATACGTATCAGCTCCACCAGTATTACTGGGTAGGCTACTTAAGTACATGAGTAATGTTGACCCCAGGGTTAAGGTGTATGTTTTAGTATACCCTGATTTAAGCAGTGAATTATTAAGCGAATTGAAGAATATTAGCAGTATTGTTGAGGTTA
Encoded proteins:
- the lysS gene encoding lysine--tRNA ligase, producing the protein MYKPQWDPNRIRIVEELRNRGVNPYPHKFEITHTISQIREIAKKYPVSHDPFIKGIRTVGRVANIRRHGKASFVDIFDEGERLQLYLRINELGDRFEEFHKYVDRGDIIGVEGDLFYTLKGELTLLVHDYALLAKALLEPPDWSKYTTEWRYMHRYLDFLYNSEARRIIQTRFRIIQAIREYLNSRGFMEVETPILQPVYGGALAKPFKTHVNALDEDWYLRISLELYLKRFIIGGFNKVYEIGKVFRNEDIDVYHNPEFTMLELYWAYADYNDIMRLTEDLISQVAVKVIGKDTVEYPTGEGKVEVKLTAPFRRMTMYEALSNELGKNIESMSDEELRRLMNENGLVPRGGQYVRGFMIEKLFDKLVAPKLTQPTFITDYPQETTPLCKPHRSKPGLIERFELYIAGMELANAYTELNDPQLQHRFFEEEAERFRGGDEEAHPYDYDFVLALSYGMPPTGGLGVGIDRLVMVLTGQYSIKEVIPFPMIKH
- a CDS encoding TrmB family transcriptional regulator, with translation MQAVDDDLVNALAILGLSRKEATVLAYLLLKGSATAREIMADLSIHQPQLYNIMVSLERKGFINVQQSKPKVYAPIGTGVIMEMIESEVLKRKQAVVKALTSLTRGDRARNLLWVTRGIDNVIYNSASLIQEATSELYVSAPPVLLGRLLKYMSNVDPRVKVYVLVYPDLSSELLSELKNISSIVEVKVNRLGPFYFISPNAESCIFASSKASLLRDSEVYGYVFRDRVMTLQFIHGLFDVWRRAQTVYRRGFKPSDYPLVFNSHRFATWEILKAKESGLNIEVRIKGHLVKNNEEVDLTGVPLNVTIDSDVVNFELLPNNGDKALLIGGTNALIEDVESEYVEIRLMNQ